The Zymobacter palmae DNA window TGCACCTGATCAAGATGATTGTCGTCCCCATCGTCGTTTCATCACTGATCGTCGGGATCGCCGGTATGGGCGATGCCAAGAAACTGGGCAAGATCGGTGCCAAGACGATCATCTATTTTGAAATCATTACGACGATTGCCATTGCAGTGGGTCTTGCCCTTGGCAACATCTTCAAGCCTGGCGTCGGCGTCGACCGTACGAAGCTGACCGCAGGTGACATGAGCAGCATCGCGGCAAACGCAGAACACCTGCAGCATCAAGGACATGGTTTCTACAACACGGTGCTCGGCATGATCCCCGAGAACATCATCCAGTCCATGTCTGCCACCAACATGCTCGCGATCATCTTCTTCACGGTGCTGTTTGCGATGGCACTGGCCACGCTGCCTAAAGAGGGTCCGAAGGAAGTCTTTCTCGACATCATGCGCGCCACGGCCGACGCGATGTTTAAGCTGACGGGCTGGGTCATGCGCTATGCCCCCATCGGGGTGTTCGCACTAATGACCAAGACCGTCAGTGACAACGGCCTGTCTTCGCTGATTCCGCTGTTCAAACTGGTAGGACTGGTGTACTTCGCCATCGCCCTGTTTGCCATCGTGATTCTGGGCGGGGTTGCGAAGCTGTGCGGGTTCAACATCTTCCTGCTGATGCGCATTCTGAAAGACGAACTGCTGCTGGCCTATTCCACCTCAAGCTCTGAATCGGTGCTGCCGCGCATCATCCAGAAGATGGAACAGTACGGTGCTCCAAAGGCAATCTGTAGCTTCGTCATTCCGACAGGGTACTCATTTAACCTAGACGGATCGACGCTGTATCAAAGTATCGCTGCCCTGTTTCTGGCCCAAATGGCGGGTATCGACCTGACCATCACTCAGCAGATCACACTACTGGTCACGCTGATGCTGACCTCGAAAGGGATTGCGGGTGTACCTGGCGTGTCATTTGTCGTACTGATGGCTACCCTGCCTGCTGTCGGCGTTCCGACCAGCGACATTGCCTTCATTATGGGTGTCGACCGACTGATGGACATGGCGCGTACAGCGCTGAACGTCATTGGTAACGCGCTGGCGGTACTGGTCATCGCAAAGTGGGAAGGTCAGTATGACGCCTACAAAGGCGAACACTATTTTGAAACGCGTGCGCGTGAACGCGAGGAGCGTCGTGCCCGCCGTGCTGCCCGTCAGCAGAACGAGGCGCTCGAATCGGCAGACGTCGAATAAGCCTTTGCGTATTCGATGGCAATATCTTCAGGCCCGGAGCAATGCTCCGGGCCTTTTTCGTTTCTCATCTTTGGCTCCCCCACGATTATCGGATCCTGCACGAGGCAGGCCTGACGCACGGCATTCCGCCGTTCTCGACATCACGCTACCTGACAGTGGGCATATCAAGAATCAGCAGGAAAACCGGAAACCAGCAGAAGAAGAGCAAACGAAGCGTCGATGCCGACAGTCACGCGCACGGATAAAGCCGTGTTTACCACGCGGATAGTTTTTTTGCAGTGAAGGGAATAAATCCATACCACGACGCCCAGAGGGACTGATTCACATGCCGGAATCGATTCCCTCTAGGCCTGCCTGCTAACCCGAACCTGTGAGCCAGCCAATCAGGCCAGTTCCGGCCAGATCAGTTTCCAGTCATCCTGACGAAGTGACTGACGGCTGACATAGCCTTGGGTAGCACGCTCAATTAGCGCTGCCGCTTTGGCGGAAGGACGCTTGTGGCCGTAGGCGATGAGACGGAGGTAACTGGCGCTGACCCCGACTTCTTGCAGCGTCGAGTTATCCGCGCTTTTGAGCCAATTCAGCAATCGTTCATTTCTTGGAAGTGCAGCCATTTTATATACTCCTTATGTTGTAAGAAGAGCGTTGTAATTAATATTCGGGTGTAGCAAACATGCGCTAGATTAGGTGCGAACTAATCAAAGCAACAACTACACATTTTATCAGTGAGAGATTTTGGCTTGTCTTAAAGTACAGTATTACGTGGCTAATTCTGATGATACCTGATTATAACTCACCTGACCTATCGTGTAGTAACAGCACGAAATACAATGAGATAAGGCATAATATGCAAAAAACGGTCAAAAAAACGGGTTTATTCCAATAAATACACCCGAGCGCTCAGATAAGCATTTTCCTTTCAGTGCGCTTACCACCCTAATTTATTTTTCCTAATCAAAAAGATAGATAAGGGAAATTCTTATCTTGATAATTGTGGTCACGTGTTATTATATGGTAATACTGCACATGTTATTATGTGCATAACTCTACCAAAGGTGAACGCCGTCATGTCCGACTTGCGACGGGTGTGCTTTACATGGCACTCTTTCAACTCGAAATATCTATAAAAAACACCAGTTCTTCTCTCAAACTGACCTTTCAGTCAGTGTTTCTTACTGAATCCTTTTTTTACCGTGAGGAGAACTTTTCAGTCATCGCGATACAAATGAGCATCGTGGGATATGAATAATTGGCAAATCAACTATATGACCGAGCTGAAGAAGGCATCGCTTCTTCAGGACGTGCTCGACATCGCGCAGCACGCCATCCGCTCGCTCGGGCTCGAATATAGCAGCTGGATTGCCTACAACCCTTTCCCACTATCACGCAGGGACATGTTCGCGCTAACGACGACGGACGACGAATGCCATCGCCGCCTGAAAGCCGGCGAGTTCAACGACAGTCCGATCTTTAGGGCGTTGGAAGAAACACAGCAACCCATCTGCTGGCAGGGCGATGAAAACGACCAGCTACTGGGACAGCAGCCGGAATTCCTCTCCGATTACCGCAGCCTCGGTCGTCGCAGTGGCTGGGCCCAGACCACGATCGACAATACCGGTACGCGCAGTTTTTTCCTCAACTGCTGCACGCGCATTCTGTCGCTGACCGACCTCACCAATATCAGCATCAATATGCAGTGGCTGGCCGCGTCGGTTCACTACAATATGCTGCGTGTCAAAGATCGCGCTGGCGTAAACCTGTCGCTGCGCGAGCGAGAGATCTT harbors:
- a CDS encoding transcriptional regulator, translated to MAALPRNERLLNWLKSADNSTLQEVGVSASYLRLIAYGHKRPSAKAAALIERATQGYVSRQSLRQDDWKLIWPELA
- the gltP gene encoding glutamate/aspartate:proton symporter GltP, encoding MKKLKAPGLAWQILIGLALGILLGALLQHYMPNAEYRSAWVKGYISPLGDIFMHLIKMIVVPIVVSSLIVGIAGMGDAKKLGKIGAKTIIYFEIITTIAIAVGLALGNIFKPGVGVDRTKLTAGDMSSIAANAEHLQHQGHGFYNTVLGMIPENIIQSMSATNMLAIIFFTVLFAMALATLPKEGPKEVFLDIMRATADAMFKLTGWVMRYAPIGVFALMTKTVSDNGLSSLIPLFKLVGLVYFAIALFAIVILGGVAKLCGFNIFLLMRILKDELLLAYSTSSSESVLPRIIQKMEQYGAPKAICSFVIPTGYSFNLDGSTLYQSIAALFLAQMAGIDLTITQQITLLVTLMLTSKGIAGVPGVSFVVLMATLPAVGVPTSDIAFIMGVDRLMDMARTALNVIGNALAVLVIAKWEGQYDAYKGEHYFETRAREREERRARRAARQQNEALESADVE
- a CDS encoding helix-turn-helix transcriptional regulator, which translates into the protein MNNWQINYMTELKKASLLQDVLDIAQHAIRSLGLEYSSWIAYNPFPLSRRDMFALTTTDDECHRRLKAGEFNDSPIFRALEETQQPICWQGDENDQLLGQQPEFLSDYRSLGRRSGWAQTTIDNTGTRSFFLNCCTRILSLTDLTNISINMQWLAASVHYNMLRVKDRAGVNLSLREREILCWTGDGKTVSDIAEILGLSESTVNFHFRNIMNKLGTPNKTSAVVKAIFLDLLF